In Pyrus communis chromosome 1, drPyrComm1.1, whole genome shotgun sequence, the following are encoded in one genomic region:
- the LOC137728517 gene encoding calcium-dependent protein kinase 29-like gives MGLCFTKCQSHDIPISSSDSPPHPTHPKSNRTHGPYKPAPSKPNPYSPAYSSGTSFGRTPSSFLIGPILGKPYFDVNSLYTLEKELGRGQFGVTYLCTEKATGKKYACKSISRGKMSTTKDIEDVRREIMIQQHLTGQPNIAEFKGAYEDRQNLHLVMELCSGGELFDRIIAKGSYSEREAAGIFRQIVNVVHVCHFMGVMHRDLKPENFLFASKDENAPLKVIDFGLSVFIEQGKVYKDIVGSAYYVAPEVLRRNYGKEIDVWSAGIILYIILAGAPPFWAETEKGILDAILEGKLDLQSPPWPSVSDEAKDLIKKMLTMEPRRRITASQVLEHPWMRTEAPDKPIDSAVLSRMKQFRAMNKLKKLALKVIAENLSEEEIHGLKEMFNNMDTDGSGSITLEELKTGLTRLGSKLTETEIKQLMDAADIDKNGTIDYTEFITATMHRHKLEKEENLHKAFVFFDKDRSGFISRDELRQAMTEYGMGDDATIEEILNDVDTDKDGNINYEEFEAMMRKGAQDADEKQR, from the exons ATGGGACTCTGTTTCACAAAATGTCAATCCCACGACATCCCTATATCTTCCTCAGACTCGCCACCTCATCCAACCCACCCAAAATCCAACAGAACCCACGGCCCGTATAAGCCCGCCCCATCAAAACCAAACCCGTATTCGCCTGCTTATAGTTCCGGCACCTCTTTCGGCAGGACCCCTTCGTCGTTTCTGATTGGACCCATTCTCGGAAAACCCTACTTCGACGTAAATTCCCTTTATACCCTCGAGAAGGAGCTGGGGCGGGGCCAGTTCGGGGTGACATATCTCTGCACCGAGAAGGCCACCGGAAAAAAGTACGCCTGCAAGTCGATATCACGGGGGAAGATGTCGACGACCAAGGACATCGAGGACGTGAGGAGGGAGATTATGATACAGCAGCACCTGACGGGGCAGCCCAACATCGCGGAGTTCAAGGGGGCCTATGAGGACAGGCAGAATCTGCATTTGGTCATGGAGTTGTGCTCTGGCGGCGAGCTTTTCGATCGGATTATTGCCAAAGGGAGCTACTCCGAGCGGGAGGCGGCGGGGATTTTCAGGCAGATTGTGAATGTGGTGCATGTCTGTCATTTTATGGGGGTGATGCATCGGGATTTGAAGCCTGAGAATTTTTTGTTTGCGAGTAAGGATGAAAACGCGCCGCTCAAAGTCATTGATTTTGGACTCTCTGTTTTCATTGAGCAAG GGAAAGTGTACAAGGACATAGTTGGGAGTGCCTACTATGTGGCCCCAGAAGTGTTACGGCGCAATTATGGGAAGGAGATAGATGTCTGGAGTGCCggaattattttatatattattctGGCTGGAGCGCCTCCCTTTTGGGCTG AGACCGAGAAGGGGATATTGGATGCAATTTTAGAAGGCAAACTCGACTTACAAAGCCCACCTTGGCCTTCAGTATCTGATGAGGCAAAGGATCTCATCAAGAAAATGTTAACCATGGAACCTAGGAGGAGAATTACAGCTTCGCAAGTTCTTG AACATCCATGGATGAGGACAGAAGCACCGGACAAACCTATTGACAGTGCTGTTCTAAGTAGAATGAAGCAGTTCAGAGCAATGAACAAGCTCAAGAAACTTGCTCTGAAG GTAATAGCAGAAAACCTTTCGGAAGAAGAAATCCACGGCCTGAAGGAAATGTTCAACAACATGGACACGGATGGAAGCGGTAGCATCACACTTGAGGAACTTAAAACTGGATTGACGAGGCTGGGATCCAAGCTCACTGAAACAGAAATAAAACAGCTGATGGATGCT GCCGACATTGACAAGAACGGGACTATAGATTACACCGAATTTATAACTGCTACCATGCATCGCCATAAACTGGAGAAGGAAGAAAATTTGCACAAGGCTTTCGTGTTCTTCGACAAGGATCGGAGCGG GTTTATATCAAGAGATGAGCTAAGACAAGCAATGACTGAATATGGGATGGGCGACGACGCTACTATTGAAGAAATCCTCAATGATGTGGACACGGATAAA GATGGAAATATCAATTACGAGGAGTTTGAGGCGATGATGAGAAAGGGAGCTCAAGATGCTGATGAGAAACAAAGATAA